One Antennarius striatus isolate MH-2024 chromosome 17, ASM4005453v1, whole genome shotgun sequence genomic window carries:
- the sgpp1b gene encoding sphingosine-1-phosphate phosphatase 1 isoform X1: MEERSRPVQLFHYLQDPHLVARFQSACGVRGVSRTGGVSLATSSGEADRTHPADKRDYRRHDGSGNLASGDEEAKRFRNRFGDSNFIGNTGDGSGGPPQNGSVVPAGGDGVGPLHNGGRLAGSSPACRSVQGGKEGEEGSRPAGSSTLKPLRRNSLTGDGGQEFLIDNRFLFYLFTFGTELGNELFYTVFFPFIMWNMDAFVSRRLIMVWVWVMYLGQCTKDVIGWSRPASPPVVKVEMFYNSEYSMPSTHAMSATAIPFSLFFMTYGRWEYPFLLGFSLALCWCLVVCVSRIYMGMHSVLDVIAGVLYSAMILLFFLPALDLIDDFNLSCRYSPFIIVFFHLGLGLFSFTLDTWSTSRGDTAQILGTGAGVALASHVNRLLGLMPDPAPEQLPLALPALSAALVGVCALRLLLGVLVLLATRALMKAITIPAVCRVFGVPSADVRKARQHMEVELPYRYIVYGTMGFNVLFLVPLLFRHLRLL; this comes from the exons ATGGAGGAGAGAAGCCGCCCGGTGCAGCTCTTCCACTACCTACAAGACCCGCATCTCGTCGCCCGCTTCCAGTCCGCTTGTGGGGTCCGCGGGGTGTCGAGAACCGGCGGCGTCTCGCTGGCGACCAGCAGCGGGGAAGCGGACCGAACCCACCCGGCCGACAAAAGGGATTACCGGCGTCACGACGGGAGCGGAAACCTCGCCAGTGGCGACGAAGAAGCGAAACGTTTTCGTAACCGGTTCGGTGATTCCAACTTTATCGGAAATACAGGGGATGGGAGCGGCGGTCCCCCCCAGAACGGCTCGGTGGTGCCGGCCGGGGGTGACGGAGTTGGTCCGCTCCATAACGGCGGGAGGCTCGCGGGCTCCAGCCCCGCGTGCCGGAGCGTCCAGGGCGGGAAAGAAGGGGAAGAAGGCTCGCGCCCCGCCGGAAGCAGCACCTTGAAGCCGCTGCGGAGGAACTCGCTGACGGGGGACGGCGGCCAGGAGTTCCTGATCGACAACCGGTTCCTGTTCTACCTGTTCACGTTCGGCACCGAGCTGGGCAACGAGCTCTTCTACACCGTCTTCTTCCCCTTCATCATGTGGAACATGGACGCCTTCGTGAGCCGCAGGCTCATCATGGTGTGGGTGTGGGTCATGTACCTGGGCCAGTGCACCAAGGACGTGATCGGGTGGTCGCGCCCGGCCTCCCCCCCCGTGGTCAAGGTGGAGATGTTCTACAACTCCGAGTACAGCATGCCGTCCACACACGCCATGTCGGCCACGGCCATCCCCTTCTCCCTGTTCTTCATGACCTACGGCCGGTGGGAG TACCCGTTCCTCCTGGGCTTCAGCCTGGCTCTCTGCTGGTGTCTGGTAGTCTGCGTCAGTCGGATTTACATGGGAATGCACTCAGTGCTg GACGTGATCGCGGGCGTCCTATACAGCGCCATGATCCTGCTCTTCTTCCTGCCGGCGTTGGACCTGATCGACGACTTCAACCTGAGTTGCCGCTACTCGCCCTTCATCATCGTGTTCTTCCACTTGGGCCTGGGGCTCTTCTCCTTCACTCTGGACACCTGGAGCACCTCCCGCGGCGACACCGCCCAGATCCTAGGCACGGGCGCGGGCGTGGCACTGGCGTCGCACGTCAACCGCCTCCTGGGATTGATGCCCGACCCGGCGCCGGAGCAGCTGCCTCTGGCCCTGCCCGCGCTCAGCGCCGCCCTGGTGGGCGTGTGCGCGCTGCGGCTGCTGCTGGGCGTGCTGGTGCTGCTGGCCACGCGGGCGCTGATGAAGGCCATCACCATCCCGGCCGTGTGCCGCGTGTTCGGCGTGCCCAGTGCCGACGTGAGGAAGGCGCGGCAGCACATGGAGGTGGAGCTGCCCTACCGTTACATCGTCTACGGGACCATGGGCTTCAACGTGCTCTTCCTGGTCCCGCTGCTCTTCAGACACCTGCGCCTCCTGTGA
- the sgpp1b gene encoding sphingosine-1-phosphate phosphatase 1 isoform X2 codes for MEERSRPVQLFHYLQDPHLVARFQSACGVRGVSRTGGVSLATSSGEADRTHPADKRDYRRHDGSGNLASGDEEAKRFRNRFGDSNFIGNTGDGSGGPPQNGSVVPAGGDGVGPLHNGGRLAGSSPACRSVQGGKEGEEGSRPAGSSTLKPLRRNSLTGDGGQEFLIDNRFLFYLFTFGTELGNELFYTVFFPFIMWNMDAFVSRRLIMVWVWVMYLGQCTKDVIGWSRPASPPVVKVEMFYNSEYSMPSTHAMSATAIPFSLFFMTYGRWEDVIAGVLYSAMILLFFLPALDLIDDFNLSCRYSPFIIVFFHLGLGLFSFTLDTWSTSRGDTAQILGTGAGVALASHVNRLLGLMPDPAPEQLPLALPALSAALVGVCALRLLLGVLVLLATRALMKAITIPAVCRVFGVPSADVRKARQHMEVELPYRYIVYGTMGFNVLFLVPLLFRHLRLL; via the exons ATGGAGGAGAGAAGCCGCCCGGTGCAGCTCTTCCACTACCTACAAGACCCGCATCTCGTCGCCCGCTTCCAGTCCGCTTGTGGGGTCCGCGGGGTGTCGAGAACCGGCGGCGTCTCGCTGGCGACCAGCAGCGGGGAAGCGGACCGAACCCACCCGGCCGACAAAAGGGATTACCGGCGTCACGACGGGAGCGGAAACCTCGCCAGTGGCGACGAAGAAGCGAAACGTTTTCGTAACCGGTTCGGTGATTCCAACTTTATCGGAAATACAGGGGATGGGAGCGGCGGTCCCCCCCAGAACGGCTCGGTGGTGCCGGCCGGGGGTGACGGAGTTGGTCCGCTCCATAACGGCGGGAGGCTCGCGGGCTCCAGCCCCGCGTGCCGGAGCGTCCAGGGCGGGAAAGAAGGGGAAGAAGGCTCGCGCCCCGCCGGAAGCAGCACCTTGAAGCCGCTGCGGAGGAACTCGCTGACGGGGGACGGCGGCCAGGAGTTCCTGATCGACAACCGGTTCCTGTTCTACCTGTTCACGTTCGGCACCGAGCTGGGCAACGAGCTCTTCTACACCGTCTTCTTCCCCTTCATCATGTGGAACATGGACGCCTTCGTGAGCCGCAGGCTCATCATGGTGTGGGTGTGGGTCATGTACCTGGGCCAGTGCACCAAGGACGTGATCGGGTGGTCGCGCCCGGCCTCCCCCCCCGTGGTCAAGGTGGAGATGTTCTACAACTCCGAGTACAGCATGCCGTCCACACACGCCATGTCGGCCACGGCCATCCCCTTCTCCCTGTTCTTCATGACCTACGGCCGGTGGGAG GACGTGATCGCGGGCGTCCTATACAGCGCCATGATCCTGCTCTTCTTCCTGCCGGCGTTGGACCTGATCGACGACTTCAACCTGAGTTGCCGCTACTCGCCCTTCATCATCGTGTTCTTCCACTTGGGCCTGGGGCTCTTCTCCTTCACTCTGGACACCTGGAGCACCTCCCGCGGCGACACCGCCCAGATCCTAGGCACGGGCGCGGGCGTGGCACTGGCGTCGCACGTCAACCGCCTCCTGGGATTGATGCCCGACCCGGCGCCGGAGCAGCTGCCTCTGGCCCTGCCCGCGCTCAGCGCCGCCCTGGTGGGCGTGTGCGCGCTGCGGCTGCTGCTGGGCGTGCTGGTGCTGCTGGCCACGCGGGCGCTGATGAAGGCCATCACCATCCCGGCCGTGTGCCGCGTGTTCGGCGTGCCCAGTGCCGACGTGAGGAAGGCGCGGCAGCACATGGAGGTGGAGCTGCCCTACCGTTACATCGTCTACGGGACCATGGGCTTCAACGTGCTCTTCCTGGTCCCGCTGCTCTTCAGACACCTGCGCCTCCTGTGA
- the wdr89 gene encoding WD repeat-containing protein 89 encodes MEGLEATLRGLSLARRSRPEEPTYLLDAALHPTGPLAVSCSDLSIRLHDRDTLTPLGAYRGHGGPVSGVVFPCGSSDLLYSGSADGTIRAWDTRRPGSDAAQTFRSDPTYSLCSFDLSGGDTLLCAGTEQVNEEDSFLLFWDARKPGSGLLGAYSESHSDDITQVRFHPDDKDRLATGSTDGLVNVFDLSRGGEEEALLATCNSESSAGALCWCGGTYTRLLCLSHDQGLHLWDLCHLDTDDPLLVFSAPDARALAPAPLDYLVGGRWLEHAQKLLVVGGRNDGELHLMECDEGGLGLLGTLRGGHTSTVRCFLWDAAGQTLITGGEDSQLLLWKPGGEELMGGKKESRKSQSALRLKTRPRKKHGCRREKEAAQTPDGNRGSVGN; translated from the coding sequence ATGGAGGGCCTGGAGGCGACGCTGCGGGGCCTGAGCCTCGCCCGGCGGTCCCGCCCAGAGGAGCCCACCTACCTGCTGGACGCCGCCCTGCATCCGACCGGCCCGCTGGCCGTCTCCTGCTCCGACCTCAGCATCCGACTGCACGACAGGGACACGCTGACCCCGCTGGGGGCGTACCGGGGCCACGGGGGCCCGGTCTCTGGGGTGGTCTTCCCCTGTGGGTCGTCCGACCTCCTGTACTCCGGCTCGGCCGACGGGACGATCCGGGCGTGGGACACCCGCCGCCCCGGCTCGGACGCCGCCCAGACGTTCCGCAGCGATCCGACCTACAGTCTGTGCAGCTTCGACCTGAGCGGGGGTGACACCCTGCTGTGCGCCGGCACCGAGCAGGTGAACGAAGAGGAcagcttcctgttgttctgGGACGCCCGCAAACCAGGAAGCGGGCTCCTCGGGGCGTACTCGGAGTCgcacagtgatgacatcacccagGTGCGCTTCCACCCGGATGATAAGGACCGCCTGGCGACGGGCTCCACCGACGGGCTGGTCAACGTGTTCGACCTGAGccgggggggggaggaggaggcgctGCTCGCCACCTGCAACAGCGAGTCGTCGGccggcgccctctgctggtgcgGGGGCACCTACACCCGCCTGCTGTGCCTGAGCCACGACCAGGGGCTCCACCTGTGGGACCTGTGCCACCTGGACACCGACGACCCCCTCCTGGTGTTCAGCGCCCCCGACGCCCGCGCCCTCGCCCCCGCCCCGCTGGATTATCTGGTGGGCGGGCGCTGGCTGGAGCACGCCCAGAAGCTGCTAGTGGTGGGGGGGAGGAACGACGGCGAGCTCCACCTGATGGAGTGTGACGAGGGGGGGCTCGGCCTGCTGGGGACCCTCCGGGGGGGCCACACCTCCACGGTGCGCTGCTTCCTGTGGGACGCGGCGGGGCAGACGCTGATCACCGGGGGGGAGGACTCTCAGCTGTTGCTGTGGAAACCGGGAGgggaggagctgatgggaggGAAGAAGGAGTCCAGGAAGAGCCAATCAGCTCTGAGACTGAAAACCAGGCCCCGCAAAAAACATGGCTGCCGGAGGGAGAAGGAGGCGGCGCAGACGCCTGACGGGAATCGTGGATCCGtgggaaattaa